From Bacteroidota bacterium, one genomic window encodes:
- a CDS encoding isoprenyl transferase codes for MESKKAHIDLGALPRHVAIIMDGNGRWAKQKGNVRIFGHRQALRAVREVLEAGVELGMGYITLFTFSTENWKRPKLEVRALMELLISTIGKEVPTLTQNNVRLRAIGNIEDLPKRAQRELNQAMERTANNTGLVLTLALSYGGRNDILAAVNKVAQKVKAGEIEPGTITEADLRSEMTTFFLPDPELMIRTSGEFRISNFLLWELAYAEIYITQKFWPDFTREDLFEAIHNFQNRERRFGMISEQLKSL; via the coding sequence ATGGAAAGTAAAAAGGCGCATATTGATCTAGGAGCGCTTCCCCGCCATGTTGCGATCATAATGGATGGCAACGGCAGGTGGGCGAAGCAAAAAGGCAATGTGCGCATCTTTGGTCACAGGCAGGCTTTACGTGCTGTGCGCGAAGTTTTGGAGGCAGGCGTCGAGCTCGGCATGGGCTACATCACCCTGTTTACCTTCTCGACCGAAAACTGGAAACGCCCGAAGTTGGAAGTGCGTGCATTGATGGAGTTGTTGATCAGCACGATCGGCAAGGAAGTCCCGACACTCACCCAGAACAACGTGCGCTTGCGGGCCATCGGAAACATCGAGGATCTGCCCAAACGCGCCCAACGGGAGCTCAACCAGGCGATGGAACGCACCGCCAACAACACAGGACTTGTGCTGACACTAGCCCTGAGTTATGGCGGACGCAATGACATTTTGGCCGCAGTGAACAAGGTTGCCCAAAAAGTCAAGGCAGGCGAAATTGAGCCGGGGACCATCACCGAGGCCGATTTACGCAGCGAAATGACCACATTCTTTTTGCCTGATCCAGAGTTGATGATCCGCACTTCAGGCGAATTCCGCATTTCTAATTTCCTTCTGTGGGAGCTGGCTTATGCCGAGATTTACATCACACAAAAATTCTGGCCCGATTTTACCCGTGAAGACCTCTTTGAGGCTATTCACAATTTTCAAAATCGGGAAAGAAGATTTGGCATGATCAGCGAACAATTGAAGTCCCTATGA
- a CDS encoding outer membrane beta-barrel protein, with amino-acid sequence MKSVKYLLTLAALCVVFSTATAQLRTRYFYVGVGVGATNYKGDLDDNFALKFTKPGLGFIGGYKFHPHMSVKLMLAQGWMKASDAKAARDIPRLRRNLSFRSPITEASVTLVWEFFANDRKFRYRTQYTPYIFGGVGVFAFNPQAKLGNEWYDLQPLGTEGQFMVNPHQGQIYADAANSPTPEPYNLVSVSIPFGVGIRYKLTDKIDLNAELGLRKTFTDYIDDVSGYYVNVDQLRSEQGEIAALLSDRIDRSIYPQGGEFWNGIRGDNTQKDWYVLSMVSATYILDWAVCPKFR; translated from the coding sequence ATGAAATCTGTTAAGTACTTACTGACGTTGGCTGCACTTTGCGTGGTGTTTTCCACGGCCACTGCCCAGTTGAGGACAAGGTACTTTTATGTAGGTGTTGGAGTGGGAGCCACCAACTACAAAGGAGACCTTGACGATAACTTCGCACTAAAGTTCACAAAACCCGGTCTCGGCTTCATCGGCGGATACAAGTTTCACCCTCACATGTCTGTGAAGTTGATGCTTGCTCAGGGCTGGATGAAGGCTTCTGACGCCAAGGCTGCACGTGATATTCCACGTCTGCGCCGCAACTTGAGTTTCCGCTCCCCCATCACCGAAGCTTCGGTGACCTTGGTATGGGAGTTCTTCGCCAACGACCGTAAGTTCCGTTACAGGACACAGTACACACCTTATATCTTTGGTGGTGTCGGTGTGTTTGCCTTCAATCCTCAAGCAAAATTGGGTAATGAGTGGTATGATCTGCAACCACTTGGCACTGAAGGACAGTTCATGGTTAATCCCCACCAAGGACAGATTTATGCCGATGCCGCCAATTCGCCGACTCCTGAACCCTATAACTTGGTCAGTGTAAGCATCCCTTTTGGTGTCGGTATCCGCTATAAGTTGACTGACAAGATTGACTTGAATGCCGAGCTTGGCCTTCGCAAAACATTCACCGACTATATTGACGACGTCAGTGGTTATTATGTAAACGTTGACCAACTGCGCTCCGAGCAAGGCGAAATCGCCGCTCTCTTGAGTGACCGTATCGACCGCAGCATCTATCCACAAGGTGGTGAGTTCTGGAACGGTATCCGTGGCGACAACACGCAGAAAGACTGGTATGTGCTTTCGATGGTTTCTGCAACGTATATCCTCGACTGGGCCGTCTGTCCTAAGTTCCGCTAA